TTAGCAGCAACCCAAAAAGACCAACTTGTAATCACAAGCAAAAAATGAAAGGAAAAATCAAACAAATTAGGAATTATTGTCGGAAAGTATTTGCTCTTAAAACTTTTGGATAAAAACAAGCCTTTTTTTTTCCGCCCCCCACCCACTTTTTAAACACCCCCCCCTAACCACCCCCCCCCCCCTCCCTTTCTTTTTTACCCCTTTTCGGGTGATAAAGGGGACACTTTTATTAAAAACGAATTTTAAAAAATAACCTTTTTTTTTTTTTTTTTTATAAGGGAAAGTTTTGTTCAAAATTTTGGTTTTTGATTTTTTTTGGGGCTTTTTTTGTGGGCGGTTTGCCTAATTTTAGTTTGGCTTGGGGCCCCGAAAAAAAAAATTTACATTTTTACCTTAACCCCCGGCCAACTTTTCCTTTTTTTTTTGTTTTTTTTTAAACGCTTCAATGCAAAAATTACTTGTACACGGCCATCTTTTCTCACTTTTGAAACCAAGTATTCTAAGCTAACTGCTTTGATTACGACATCTTTTTATCCTTGCTCCTACATCCAGGTGCAATAAATTCCAGGGGGGTTGACAGCATCTATAAATGTATTTGGAGCTGGACTTATCTTTGGACTTATCACAATAAAGTTTGACAGTTTAATATGTTCAACATTCGCACATACAGTATGGAATTATTTTGGTGCAGTTTGGTTTGGACTTATTCCATTAGATAATTACCCATCTATGAAGTTAATTTCTGTTACTGGAAATTCACTTTTAATTGGTGACAAAAATGGGATGGAAACTGGCTTTATTGTGAGCAGTAACTATGTTAGCCTTTGTTATTTAGTTATGGACAAAAAAACGGCAGGTAACAAGGTATTGGCAAAACCAGGGCTGACGTAAGTAGTTTCAACACATGTACTGCTATCAGCATTTGTTCATAATCAAGGTGACGTTATCAGAGGCTTCCTGCAAACCCTTTACTGTTCTATTACAGACCGTGCTAACAATAAACAGACAGACAATGAAGTTAAGAACAATCTTATTTTTTAGCATACTGACCATATTGACATCGTGCAACGGACAGACAAAAAATAAAGCATCAAACGCTGACGATTTAAGCCAAAACATTGCACAAGGCGACACCGTAAATAAACTTGGCGACCATTTGTGGTATGTGTTTCAAGACAAAAAGAACAACTATTGGTTTGGGAGTAATGGCGAAGGTGTGTATCGTTTTGACGGCAAAACTATTGTCAATTTTACGACCAAAGACGGACTATGCAACGATAGTATAAGACAAATTCAAGAAGATAAATTTG
This genomic stretch from Flavobacteriales bacterium harbors:
- a CDS encoding CPBP family intramembrane metalloprotease: MTASINVFGAGLIFGLITIKFDSLICSTFAHTVWNYFGAVWFGLIPLDNYPSMKLISVTGNSLLIGDKNGMETGFIVSSNYVSLCYLVMDKKTAGNKVLAKPGLT